In one window of Elaeis guineensis isolate ETL-2024a unplaced genomic scaffold, EG11 Super_Scaffold_1000033, whole genome shotgun sequence DNA:
- the LOC140854525 gene encoding uncharacterized protein, producing the protein MKKEVIDIVLESKVQPREDARKDQGIGTSRLASIGYENYDNLDDPNDNAIGVEIIIIQRGLIKGEHQQFCNAQHFRIAIKDYCIAHNHDYIFKKNDSTKIIVKYPMERCPWHVYAAESKREGTFSIRKCNLMHTCDNGLNIRSHPKVTFSWIAEKVKTKLRSMPRYRPIKIVVDIHENYGMLLKYYQAWHGKEMIMHEIHGLDHLLYDKLEPCCRALKLANLGTISDYDIFDDTRRFHHIFISLGACIMRFHAGCRPMIFMDGTYIKHKYQRCLLSATAKDANNGIFTITFAIVQQENDES; encoded by the exons ATGAAAAAAGAGGTCATCGATATAGTTTTAGAGAGCAAGGTCCAGCCAAGAGAGGATGCTAGAAAGGATCAAGGGATAGGCACATCAAG GTTAGCATCAATTGGATATGAGAATTACGACAATTTGGATGATCCCAATGATAATGCCATTGGTGTCGAGATAATAATTATACAGAGAGGGTTGATCAAAGGAGAGCATCAGCAGTTTTGCAATGCTCAACATTTTAGGATAGCTATTAAAGATTATTGCATTGCACACAATCATGACTATATCTTCAAGAAGAATGATTCTACGAAGATTATAGTTAAGTACCCAATGGAACGTTGCCCTTGGCATGTCTATGCTGCTGAATCGAAAAGAGAGGGGACATTCTCCATTAGGAAGTGTAACCTCATGCATACATGTGACAATGGTCTCAATATTAGGAGTCATCCTAAGGTCACATTTTCTTGGATTGCTGAGAAAGTCAAGACAAAATTAAGATCCATGCCTCGCTATCGGCCTATCAAAATTGTGGTCGATATCCATGAAAATTATGGCATGTTGCTCAAGTACTATCAAGCATGGCATGGGAAGGAAATGATCATGCATGAGATTCATGGTCTTGATCATCTTTTGTATGATAAGCTTGAGCCTTGTTGTAGAGCCCTCAAATTAGCGAATCTAGGCACCATCTCAGACTATGACATTTTTGATGATACAAGAAGATTCCATCATATTTTCATCAGCCTTGGAGCATGCATCATGAGATTTCATGCTGGATGTAGGCCTATGATTTTTATGGATGGCACCTACATCAAACATAAGTACCAAAGATGCCTCTTGAGTGCCACCGCAAAAGATGCGAACAATGGTATTTTTACCATCACCTTCGCCATCGTCCAACAAGAAAATGACGAGAGCTGA
- the LOC105035754 gene encoding glycine--tRNA ligase, mitochondrial 1, giving the protein MRFGIPFLTTISISPTPSKTLSPFLRCRLLSALSAAASPSLMAASEDSLRQALAEKQTAIDARAEAVRAIKARPGASKEEIDAAVEALKALKVEHGAAARRLQAAVSSNGDGSSKEAFRQAVVNTLERRLFYIPSFKIYRGVAGLYDYGPPGCAVKSNVLAFWRHHFVLEENMLEVDCPCVTPEIVLKASGHVDKFTDLMVKDEKTGTCYRADHLLKDYCKGKLEKDLTLSSEKAAEFKHVIAVLDDLSAEELGAKLKEYDIRAPDTGNPLSDPYPFNLMFQTSIGPSGLLPGYMRPETAQGIFVNFKDLYYYNGNKLPFAAAQIGQAFRNEISPRQGLLRVREFTLAEIEHFVDPEDKSHPKFVDVANLEFLMFPREDQLSGQPAKTMILGEAVSKGTINNETLGYFMGRVYLFLTHLGIDKDRLRFRQHLPNEMAHYAADCWDAEIECSYGWIECVGIADRSAYDLRAHSYKSGVLLVAHEKFTEPREVEKLVITPSKKELGLAFKGSQKMVVEALEAMGEKEALEMKKALEDKGEVEFQVCPLGKLVVLKKNMVSISVEKKKEHQRVFTPSVIEPSFGIGRIIYCLFEHSFYTRPSKSEEEQLNVFRFPPLVAPIKCTVFPLIKTQLFDEVAKLIAKSLTAAGISHIIDITGTSIGKRYARTDEIGVPFAITVDSTTSVTIRERDSKEQIRVSIDEVASVVKEVTDGQSTWADVLWRYPTHAAPHADE; this is encoded by the exons ATGCGTTTCGGCATTCCTTTCCTCACCACCATCTCCATATCCCCTACCCCATCCAAAACCCTTTCCCCTTTCCTCCGCTGCCGCCTCCTCTCCGCCCTCTCTGCTGCCGCGAGCCCCTCGCTCATGGCCGCATCCGAGGACTCCCTCCGGCAGGCCCTCGCCGAGAAGCAGACCGCCATCGACGCCCGGGCTGAGGCAGTCCGGGCCATCAAGGCCCGCCCTGGCGCCTCCAAGGAGGAGATCGACGCTGCCGTCGAGGCCCTCAAGGCCCTCAAGGTCGAGCATGGTGCCGCCGCGAGGCGCCTTCAGGCCGCCGTCAGCAGCAACGGCGACGGCAGCAGCAAGGAGGCCTTCCGGCAGGCCGTCGTCAACACGCTCGAGAGGAGGCTCTTCTACATCCCTTCTTTCAAGATCTACCGTGGCGTTGCCGGCCTTTACGACTACGGCCCCCCTGGCTGCGCCGTCAAGTCCAACGTCCTTGCCTTTTGGCGCCAC CATTTTGTTTTGGAGGAGAATATGTTGGAGGTAGATTGCCCCTGTGTCACGCCTGAGATAGTTCTGAAGGCATCTGGTCATGTGGATAAGTTCACTGACCTGATGGTGAAGGATGAGAAGACTGGGACATGTTACCGCGCTGATCACTTACTAAAGGACTATTGCAAAGGGAAGCTCGAGAAGGACCTCACGTTATCGTCTGAGAAGGCTGCAGAGTTCAAGCATGTCATTGCGGTGTTGGATGATCTTTCTGCTGAAGAGTTAGGGGCAAAGCTGAAGGAGTATGATATCAGAGCACCTGATACAGGGAACCCCCTCTCTGATCCATACCCTTTCAATCTCATGTTTCAGACTTCCATTGGGCCATCTGGCCTGCTCCCTGG GTATATGAGGCCAGAAACAGCACAGGGTATCTTTGTGAATTTTAAGGACTTGTACTATTACAATGGCAACAAGCTTCCATTTGCAGCGGCTCAGATTGGACAGGCATTTAGAAATGAG ATTTCACCTCGTCAAGGTCTTTTAAGAGTTCGTGAGTTCACACTAGCTGAGATTGAGCACTTTGTAGATCCTGAGGACAAATCCCACCCAAAATTTGTTGATGTTGCCAACCTGGAGTTTTTGATGTTCCCTAGGGAGGATCAACTATCAGGGCAACCGGCCAAGACAATGATCCTTGGCGAAGCAGTTTCAAAG GGAACAATCAACAATGAGACACTTGGTTACTTCATGGGGCGGGTGTACCTTTTCTTGACACATCTAGGAATTGACAAAGATAGATTGCGCTTCAGGCAGCATCTGCCAAATGAGATGGCTCACTATGCTGCAGACTGTTGGGATGCAGAGATAGAATGCTCCTATGGGTGGATTGAATGTGTTGGGATTGCTGATAGATCTGCTTATGATTTACGTGCTCATTCGTAT AAAAGCGGGGTCCTGCTGGTTGCTCACGAGAAGTTCACAGAACCTAGAGAGGTGGAG AAACTGGTTATAACTCCATCAAAGAAAGAACTTGGTCTTGCGTTCAAGGGTAGCCAAAAGATGGTGGTTGAAGCATTGGAG GCCATGGGTGAAAAAGAAGCATTGGAAATGAAAAAGGCATTGGAAGACAAAGGGGAGGTGGAGTTCCAAGTCTGTCCACTAGGAAAATTGGTGGTCTTAAAGAAAAACATGGTATCTATCAGTGTGGAAAAAAAGAAGGAACATCAAAGGGTTTTTACTCCTTCTGTCATTGAGCCATCTTTTGGTATTGGACGAATCATCTACTGTCTTTTTGAGCATTCTTTCTACACAAGACCAAGCAAATCAGAGGAAGAACAGCTAAATGTGTTCCGCTTCCCTCCTCTTGTGGCTCCTATTAAGTGCACTGTTTTCCCGTTGATCAAGACTCAGCTGTTTGATGAAGTGGCCAAACTCATAGCGAAATCGCTAACGGCAGCTGGAATCTCGCATATTATAGATATTACAG GCACGTCGATAGGGAAACGTTATGCAAGGACAGATGAGATTGGTGTCCCTTTTGCCATAACTGTTGATTCCACTACTAGTGTGACGATACGTGAGAGGGACAGCAAGGAGCAGATCCGTGTGAGCATAGATGAGGTGGCTTCAGTTGTGAAAGAAGTCACAGACGGACAAAGCACATGGGCTGATGTGCTGTGGAGATACCCAACCCACGCTGCTCCACATGCTGATGAGTGA